DNA sequence from the Pseudodesulfovibrio sp. S3 genome:
AGAAGCGGCAGTTGTGCCTTATCTCCCTTGAGCTCGACGGCGGCGTATGCCTTGAGATTCTGCCGAACGGACAAAAATTGGGATATCCGGCTTACCCCGATGAATGTCCTGGTATCAAGTTCATGCACATCCAAAAGGCCCCATCCATGGTCGTCAATAAGGGCTTTTTTGGCTGTGAGTATCCGAATAAGCTCTTGATTATCAGTGGTAAATTCATACACTGTGATGCCGCTTGCCCGACTTTTACCAGGGTGCGCCTTCTCGGCAAGGACAATAAACGGTCCGTCCCGAAACCAGAGGCTGTCGATGGTCATCTCGTCCAGTTGTTTTTTCCTGACGTCCTCTTTCCAAATACGATTGGCCTCATATTCGCCGAACACGCCCAGGAATTGGGAAAACACAAGCTGCCCAACGCTCCAAATCATGGCGTAAACAACAAAAAAACGGATGAACCAGGTAAAGGAAACGCCCCCGGCGCGCAGGGCCAACATTTCCCTGGATCGGGTCAACACCCCCATCTGGATAACCATGGCGAGCAGGAAGATCGCAGGCATCAACTGCGAAACAATGAGCGGAATTTTAACGACAAAATAAAACAGGATGGTTTCCGCGCCCAGTCCGGCCTGGATAAAATCATCAAGCCTGTCAAAAATATCGGACAGAAGGTAAAGGCAGGTTCCCACGGTCAGGCAGGCCGCCATGAGATACAGGTTTTGCCGTATGAGATAACGGCTCAACACACCTATGCCAAGGATATTCCTCATGCTTCCGCTTCCTTGCGAAACCGCAAATGCATGAGCCACAGGATCACGGTGGGCGTTCGTTCAAGATTGGCATACCGCATACCGATCAACGCGACGAAGACAAAGAGCACATTGGGTGCCCACATCCCATAAATTGCCGGAATGGTGCCGGATTCCCCCATACTGACGCCGATGGAGAACATTGTGTAATAGACCATGAACAAGCCCATGGCCAAGAGCAGGCCGTATTGCTGCTTCAACCCTCTGAACACAGAGGCAATGGGAATGGCAAACATGCCCAGAATAAAGCAGCCCAAAGGCAATGTGAGACGCTTGAAGTACTCGGTGTCAACCTTCTTGAAAAACCGCTCGTCCTGATCCGGCATGAGCCCCGGATCGCTTCGTATGGCACTCAGACGGAAAAACGGCATATCCTTGGCCTTCTCTTCCGTAAAATTGAAACCCATGAGGAGCTTGCCGAGATCGAGCTTAATGGAATACTTGCCGAATTTGAGGACGTTCAATTCCTCTCCGCTTTCTCGAAAGATGTTCCCATTCTTGAACACGATCCGTATTTCAGCCTGTTCCGGCTTGGAAACAATCTGCGCCTCCGGAGCCACCACCACCACGGATGTTCCCTTTATGGATTCATCCCGGACAAAGACGAACTTCAACTCGCCCTTTTCATTGTCGACCTGATGCGCATAAAAAGTGACTCCGGGAAACTCCTTGTTGAAAACGCCTGGCTGAAGGGCAAACTTGGAATGGGTCTTGGCAAAATAGTAGAGCTTGGTCTTGAACATATCCATGCCCCAGGCAAGTCCCCAGAACGATATGAAAAATGTGAACAAGGTTGCCAGGGCGCAGAATGCCGCCGGAGCGGAAAGCATACGATAGAGACTGACCCCGCTCGCCTTGAGTGCAATCAGTTCATTGTCCGTACTCATACGCAGAAACGTCAGAAAAACACTCAGCATGGTAGCGATGGGCGCAATGAGCAGCAAAAAAAACGGTGTCAGGAAAAAGAAAAGTTGCAGGATATTGAAAAAACCGATGTTCTGAGAAAGAAACAGGGAACGGAGTTGCAACATCCTGCCTATCAGGATGAGTCCCAATAGACAGGACACCGTCAAGCCGAACAGCTTGAGCAGTTCAAAGAAAATTTGGCGCTGAAGGAGCTTCACTGGCAATAACTAGCTCTGGTTTTCCTTATAGAATCGTTGGAGAAACTCCATGTCCTTGGGCCCCATGTTGAAACGAACGCCCGCCTCTTCAATAAGTGCAGCAAGCCCCTTCTCCGTCTGGCTTTCCATCATCTCGCTGATCCAGGCTATGGCTTTGCGGGTTAATTCGCTCTGAGGCATTATGGTCGTCATCGAGTGCTCCTGTTTTTTCCTTGCTTCCAATCAATAGAAATACACCAGCTTCCAAGGGGTTGCAAGGCAGTGTTAGTTGGACTAGACCTTTTGACTCAAGACACGTCAAAACCCTGTTCATCCCTGAGGATCATATGGCACCCTGGTATGTTGCGTTCATTCTCGGCATTGTTGAAGGCCTCACCGAATTTCTCCCCATTTCCAGCACCGGCCACCTGATCATAACGGGGCATCTCTTGGGTTTTACCGGCCCCAAGGCCGAAACATTTGAAATCGTTATCCAACTCGGTGCAATCATGGCCGTCGTTGTTCTTTATTGGCAACGCTTCATAGGTCTCATCATCCCGGACCCAAAACGAAAATTCTCCGGGATATACGGCCTGTGGCTGCTATTTCTCACCTCTCTGCCTGCTTCGGTGCTCGGATTGCTGACTCACGGCTACATCAAGCAGTACCTTTTCTCGCCAACCACAGTCGCTGTGGCGCTTGCAGTGGGCGCGGTGTTCATTTTCGCGGTCGAAGGCGTCAGCAAGGATGAATCAACTGCATCTTTGGATGATATCACGCCTAAACTTGCCCTGGGCATCGGACTGTTTCAATGCCTGGCTCTGTGGCCCGGTTTTTCCCGTTCCGCTTCGACCATTATGGGAGGAATGCTCCTTGGAGCCAAGCGCACCGTGGCCGCCGAATACTCATTCATCGCTGCGGTTCCCATCATGTTCGCTGCCACAGGTTATGATTTCCTGAAGAATTACCAATTGTTTGAAAGCAACGACATGGCCTTCCTGCTCATCGGATTTTTGGTCTCGTTCGTCTCTGCCTGGCTGGCCGTCAAAGGGTTCATCTACCTTCTCGGCAGGCTTACCCTTCGTCCCTTTGCCATATACAGACTGGCTCTCGCGCCACTGATTCTCCTGTTTTTGTAAGATGTTCCAAAAAATTGGAATAAGTCCGAATTTCCACTTGCCAAGCACAAAAAGACGTTCTATAGACTGTTTCCGCTTCGGCGAAACAAACGTGGCGAGGTAGCTCAGTTGGTCAGAGCATGCGGCTCATATCCGCAGAGTCGGAGGTTCAAGTCCTCTCCTCGCTACCACGAATGGAATAAGAATCCCGTAAAATCATAAAGGTTTTACGGGATTCTTTTTTTCTCCCCCCTTCACTTTTCATAGACGGCAAAAACGCCTCACCGATGCGTTCATACTAGAACTTATGTCAGAATGATTGCCTCCCGACCTCTTTTCATTGTATTTTTCATTGAACATGCGTATTTGTTTCAATAAACAAAATCGGTATACCATGAACAAGAATGCACTTTTTATGTTTGCGATTTGCACCCTTCTTTCTCTTGCAGCCTGTTCAAGCGAACCACAGGATGTCTTTCAGGGCTATGTTGAAGGGGAATATGTTCACGTGGCTGCTCCAATAGGCGGCACACTTGATGAACTCAACGTCACCCGAGGACAGACTGTTTCAAAAGACGCCCCTCTCTTTGGGTTGGAACGGGATTTTGAAAAAGCGGCCGTTGAC
Encoded proteins:
- the lptF gene encoding LPS export ABC transporter permease LptF, which translates into the protein MKLLQRQIFFELLKLFGLTVSCLLGLILIGRMLQLRSLFLSQNIGFFNILQLFFFLTPFFLLLIAPIATMLSVFLTFLRMSTDNELIALKASGVSLYRMLSAPAAFCALATLFTFFISFWGLAWGMDMFKTKLYYFAKTHSKFALQPGVFNKEFPGVTFYAHQVDNEKGELKFVFVRDESIKGTSVVVVAPEAQIVSKPEQAEIRIVFKNGNIFRESGEELNVLKFGKYSIKLDLGKLLMGFNFTEEKAKDMPFFRLSAIRSDPGLMPDQDERFFKKVDTEYFKRLTLPLGCFILGMFAIPIASVFRGLKQQYGLLLAMGLFMVYYTMFSIGVSMGESGTIPAIYGMWAPNVLFVFVALIGMRYANLERTPTVILWLMHLRFRKEAEA
- a CDS encoding LptF/LptG family permease, with translation MRNILGIGVLSRYLIRQNLYLMAACLTVGTCLYLLSDIFDRLDDFIQAGLGAETILFYFVVKIPLIVSQLMPAIFLLAMVIQMGVLTRSREMLALRAGGVSFTWFIRFFVVYAMIWSVGQLVFSQFLGVFGEYEANRIWKEDVRKKQLDEMTIDSLWFRDGPFIVLAEKAHPGKSRASGITVYEFTTDNQELIRILTAKKALIDDHGWGLLDVHELDTRTFIGVSRISQFLSVRQNLKAYAAVELKGDKAQLPLLELSKAIEKLEESGSNVEILQTVWHGKFSYAFSMVTMALLALVLVTFSENVYANIGLALILIFVQYGVHVVGATAGEKGVLPPIIAAWLGNGIMASLASFRLAWVTLPGFQRTLKEWGSGLRLRRV
- a CDS encoding undecaprenyl-diphosphate phosphatase; the encoded protein is MAPWYVAFILGIVEGLTEFLPISSTGHLIITGHLLGFTGPKAETFEIVIQLGAIMAVVVLYWQRFIGLIIPDPKRKFSGIYGLWLLFLTSLPASVLGLLTHGYIKQYLFSPTTVAVALAVGAVFIFAVEGVSKDESTASLDDITPKLALGIGLFQCLALWPGFSRSASTIMGGMLLGAKRTVAAEYSFIAAVPIMFAATGYDFLKNYQLFESNDMAFLLIGFLVSFVSAWLAVKGFIYLLGRLTLRPFAIYRLALAPLILLFL